The Eleutherodactylus coqui strain aEleCoq1 chromosome 6, aEleCoq1.hap1, whole genome shotgun sequence genome window below encodes:
- the B3GAT1 gene encoding galactosylgalactosylxylosylprotein 3-beta-glucuronosyltransferase 1 isoform X3, whose amino-acid sequence MEDGSDGRRDASPGSDSREYCSSERDIVEVVRTEYVYTRPPPWMGNLPTIHVITPTYSRPVQKAELTRLSNTLLHVPNLHWILVEDSQRRTPLVTHLLQESGLNYTHLNVETPRNYKLRGDTRDPRIPRGTMQRNLALRWLRETFNKNNSLPGVVYFADDDNTYSLDLFEEMRNTRKVSVWPVAFVGGLRYESPKVNAAGKVYGWKTVFDPHRPFAIDMAGFSVNLRLILQRPQAYFKLRGVKGGYQESSLLRELVTLNDLEPKADNCTKILVWHTRTEKPVLVNEGKKGFTDPNVEI is encoded by the exons ATGG AGGACGGGAGCGATGGCCGCAGAGATGCAAGTCCAGGCTCCGATTCCAGGGAGTATTGTTCCTCTGAGAGAGATATTGTAGAAGTTGTAAGGACTGAGTATGTGTACACTCGGCCCCCGCCTTGGATGGGCAACCTTCCCACCATCCATGTTATCACCCCAACCTACAGCAGACCAGTCCAGAAAGCTGAACTAACCCGTCTGTCTAACACATTACTGCATGTGCCCAATCTGCACTGGATCCTGGTGGAGGACTCTCAGCGGCGCACCCCTCTGGTTACCCACCTCCTGCAGGAATCTGGTCTCAACTATACCCATCTTAATGTGGAGACGCCCCGTAATTATAAACTGAGGGGAGACACCCGTGACCCACGAATACCTCGAGGGACTATGCAGAGAAACCTTGCCCTGCGCTGGCTTAGAGAGACTTTTAACAAAAACAACAGTTTGCCTGGAGTTGTGTATTTTGCGGATGATGATAACACATACAGCCTGGATCTGTTTGAGGAG ATGCGGAACACCAGGAAAGTGTCGGTGTGGCCGGTGGCTTTCGTTGGAGGATTGCGATACGAGTCACCCAAAGTCAACGCAGCTGGAAAAGTATATGGATGGAAGACAGTGTTCGATCCACATAGACCATTCGCAATAGATATGGCGGGCTTTTCCGTCAACTTGCGGCTCATACTGCAGCGACCACAGGCGTATTTCAAACTACGAGGCGTCAAAGGTGGTTACCAGGAGAGCAGCTTACTGAGAGAGCTGGTCACCCTCAATGACCTGGAGCCCAAAGCTGATAATTGCACTAAG ATCCTGGTCTGGCACACCCGGACGGAGAAGCCAGTGCTGGTGAATGAGGGGAAGAAAGGCTTCACAGACcccaatgtggaaatctga
- the B3GAT1 gene encoding galactosylgalactosylxylosylprotein 3-beta-glucuronosyltransferase 1 isoform X1: MGNEEHWGQPTLEMLKRRDILAIVLIVLPWTLLITVWHHSTLSPLLTAHKEDGSDGRRDASPGSDSREYCSSERDIVEVVRTEYVYTRPPPWMGNLPTIHVITPTYSRPVQKAELTRLSNTLLHVPNLHWILVEDSQRRTPLVTHLLQESGLNYTHLNVETPRNYKLRGDTRDPRIPRGTMQRNLALRWLRETFNKNNSLPGVVYFADDDNTYSLDLFEEMRNTRKVSVWPVAFVGGLRYESPKVNAAGKVYGWKTVFDPHRPFAIDMAGFSVNLRLILQRPQAYFKLRGVKGGYQESSLLRELVTLNDLEPKADNCTKILVWHTRTEKPVLVNEGKKGFTDPNVEI; the protein is encoded by the exons ATGG GTAATGAGGAGCACTGGGGTCAGCCCACCCTGGAGATGCTGAAGAGAAGGGACATTCTGGCTATTGTACTCATCGTTCTGCCCTGGACTTTACTCATCACAGTATGGCACCACAGCACTCTGTCCCCGCTGCTCACTGCACACAAGG AGGACGGGAGCGATGGCCGCAGAGATGCAAGTCCAGGCTCCGATTCCAGGGAGTATTGTTCCTCTGAGAGAGATATTGTAGAAGTTGTAAGGACTGAGTATGTGTACACTCGGCCCCCGCCTTGGATGGGCAACCTTCCCACCATCCATGTTATCACCCCAACCTACAGCAGACCAGTCCAGAAAGCTGAACTAACCCGTCTGTCTAACACATTACTGCATGTGCCCAATCTGCACTGGATCCTGGTGGAGGACTCTCAGCGGCGCACCCCTCTGGTTACCCACCTCCTGCAGGAATCTGGTCTCAACTATACCCATCTTAATGTGGAGACGCCCCGTAATTATAAACTGAGGGGAGACACCCGTGACCCACGAATACCTCGAGGGACTATGCAGAGAAACCTTGCCCTGCGCTGGCTTAGAGAGACTTTTAACAAAAACAACAGTTTGCCTGGAGTTGTGTATTTTGCGGATGATGATAACACATACAGCCTGGATCTGTTTGAGGAG ATGCGGAACACCAGGAAAGTGTCGGTGTGGCCGGTGGCTTTCGTTGGAGGATTGCGATACGAGTCACCCAAAGTCAACGCAGCTGGAAAAGTATATGGATGGAAGACAGTGTTCGATCCACATAGACCATTCGCAATAGATATGGCGGGCTTTTCCGTCAACTTGCGGCTCATACTGCAGCGACCACAGGCGTATTTCAAACTACGAGGCGTCAAAGGTGGTTACCAGGAGAGCAGCTTACTGAGAGAGCTGGTCACCCTCAATGACCTGGAGCCCAAAGCTGATAATTGCACTAAG ATCCTGGTCTGGCACACCCGGACGGAGAAGCCAGTGCTGGTGAATGAGGGGAAGAAAGGCTTCACAGACcccaatgtggaaatctga
- the B3GAT1 gene encoding galactosylgalactosylxylosylprotein 3-beta-glucuronosyltransferase 1 isoform X2 yields MLKRRDILAIVLIVLPWTLLITVWHHSTLSPLLTAHKEDGSDGRRDASPGSDSREYCSSERDIVEVVRTEYVYTRPPPWMGNLPTIHVITPTYSRPVQKAELTRLSNTLLHVPNLHWILVEDSQRRTPLVTHLLQESGLNYTHLNVETPRNYKLRGDTRDPRIPRGTMQRNLALRWLRETFNKNNSLPGVVYFADDDNTYSLDLFEEMRNTRKVSVWPVAFVGGLRYESPKVNAAGKVYGWKTVFDPHRPFAIDMAGFSVNLRLILQRPQAYFKLRGVKGGYQESSLLRELVTLNDLEPKADNCTKILVWHTRTEKPVLVNEGKKGFTDPNVEI; encoded by the exons ATGCTGAAGAGAAGGGACATTCTGGCTATTGTACTCATCGTTCTGCCCTGGACTTTACTCATCACAGTATGGCACCACAGCACTCTGTCCCCGCTGCTCACTGCACACAAGG AGGACGGGAGCGATGGCCGCAGAGATGCAAGTCCAGGCTCCGATTCCAGGGAGTATTGTTCCTCTGAGAGAGATATTGTAGAAGTTGTAAGGACTGAGTATGTGTACACTCGGCCCCCGCCTTGGATGGGCAACCTTCCCACCATCCATGTTATCACCCCAACCTACAGCAGACCAGTCCAGAAAGCTGAACTAACCCGTCTGTCTAACACATTACTGCATGTGCCCAATCTGCACTGGATCCTGGTGGAGGACTCTCAGCGGCGCACCCCTCTGGTTACCCACCTCCTGCAGGAATCTGGTCTCAACTATACCCATCTTAATGTGGAGACGCCCCGTAATTATAAACTGAGGGGAGACACCCGTGACCCACGAATACCTCGAGGGACTATGCAGAGAAACCTTGCCCTGCGCTGGCTTAGAGAGACTTTTAACAAAAACAACAGTTTGCCTGGAGTTGTGTATTTTGCGGATGATGATAACACATACAGCCTGGATCTGTTTGAGGAG ATGCGGAACACCAGGAAAGTGTCGGTGTGGCCGGTGGCTTTCGTTGGAGGATTGCGATACGAGTCACCCAAAGTCAACGCAGCTGGAAAAGTATATGGATGGAAGACAGTGTTCGATCCACATAGACCATTCGCAATAGATATGGCGGGCTTTTCCGTCAACTTGCGGCTCATACTGCAGCGACCACAGGCGTATTTCAAACTACGAGGCGTCAAAGGTGGTTACCAGGAGAGCAGCTTACTGAGAGAGCTGGTCACCCTCAATGACCTGGAGCCCAAAGCTGATAATTGCACTAAG ATCCTGGTCTGGCACACCCGGACGGAGAAGCCAGTGCTGGTGAATGAGGGGAAGAAAGGCTTCACAGACcccaatgtggaaatctga